The sequence CTGAGACCGCCACACCAGCCTTACGCGGGCCAGCGCCCGGCGTGCCGTCCGGATTGCCGGTCAGGCTCATCAATCCGCCCATAGCCTGCACGATGGTGTCATATCCGGGCCGCGCACTATACGGGCCGGTCTGACCGAAGCCAGTGATGGAGCAGTAGATAAGTTTGGGATTAATCTTTGACAGAGCGGCATATCCTAAGCCGTAACGCTCCAGCGTGCCAACCTTATAATTTTCAATGAGTACATCACTTTCGGCTGCAAGGCGTGCAATCAGCTTACGGCCGCTTTGCGTGGCGAGATTGATGCCGATGGAGCGTTTGCCGCGATTGCAGGACCAGAAATAAGCCGATTCATCGAGTGGTGTCTGCGGCGCACCTGCCACAAAAGGAGGTGCCCATTGGCGCGAGTCGTCGCCGCTGTCAGGACGCTCGACCTTGATCACATCCGCGCCGAGGTCGGCCAGCACCTGCGCCGACAACGGTCCTGCCAAAACCCGTGACAGATCCAGGACGCGCACGCCATCAAGCGCGCCTTTAGCACCGGTGGAGGAATTTTCAGCTTGCTTCATGCTTGCCTTTGCTCGAAGAACTTATAGATGGACCAATTGCCGTCGCAGACCAAAGGCTTAAAAAGGGGTGGGTACTTGATGCAGGCGACCATTAAGCTCGTTGACAATGCATCAGCAGTCGTCGTTTAGCTGCTTATTTAGCGACCTGATGATGGCTTTTTCCACACTGGTTTGCGTTTCTCTACAAATGCAGACAGGCCTTCTTTCGCATCGTCGGTGCCAAAGACGGTACAGGCGAGATTCACCGCTGCCGCCACGCCTTGTCGGTAATCGCCATCAATGGCGCGGGTGAACGCGGTTTTCCCGAGCTTCATCAGCTCTGGTGATTTGTCCGCCAACACCTTTGCCAGCTTGCGTGCTTCGTTTAGTAAATCAGCGGCCGGAGCAATGCGGCTAACCAAGCCCAGTTGCAAGGCTTCCTGTGCATCAAACGATCTACCGGTGAACAGCAGATCGAATGCACGATAGCGTCCCACCAGCCGGTGCAAATGGGTGTAGTGGACAGCGGGTAGCAACCCGATATCCAATTCCGGATAGCCAAAGGTGGCAGTATCCGCTGCAACAATCATGTCGCAGGTGATCGCCACGGACATGCCACCGCCGCGCGTCGTACCCGCAATCGCCGCAATCGATGGCTTGCCCAGATTGAACTGTACATCGCACAACTCGACGTAAAGCTTTTGCACCGCTTCATGAAATTGCGTCGGAGAACTTCTCAGGAAATCACCCAAATCCTGACCAGCGCAAAACCGTCCGGGTATGGCACTACCAATGATGACAGCCCGCACTTCGCTGTCTTGTCCCGCCTGCCTGAGCATTGCCAGAAAACTGTCCATCAATTCCCGCGTAATGGCATTGACCGGCGGATTATTGAACAGAATCTCGGCAATGTTATCCCGAACCTCGTATTGAATGACTGACATGGCTGATTTCCTTTACGTGCGAGAACCGGGATTCAGGTGGAATCGTCTAGTAGCTCTGTGCCGTGATGCGAAATGATAAGTTTAGCGTGACCATGCAACAAGTCAAATAATGCGAAGCATTATTAAACTTAACTAATGAGTCGGGGAAGTCTTTTAGCTCTAAAACGGTGTCTCCGGCTTGCTGATGATGCGCTCTCAAACGCCGATATTGAAAACATAAAAACTGAACAATGCTTCAGATTATTTTATTTGTTTTCGTAAAGGGACGGCAGTAATATTTTGGCACAGGACTCACTGCATCCCAATCGCACTGCGGAATTGGTCCAGAAAACTATAAAAATGAGAAAGGAGACGCTATGTTATGTTCCGCTCGGCTCGCCCGGCATCTTGTGATTCCAGCCCTTTTAGCAAGCGCTTCCGTGAGGCATTCGTCTGCCGTTGCTGCCACTGCGTTTGCCGCGTACCGCAGCTGATATGGAATTATCGCAACTTTTTAATGTGGTTCAGTTGGGTAATGCGCTCGCGCTGTCATCATTGTTGACGATCCTGGCCAGCGGCCTCGCATTGATCTTCGGTTTGCGTGACGTGATGAATTTCGCCCACGGTGCGCTGTACATGCTTGGTGCTTACCTCGGCTACACATTCTCGGGCTTGTTCGGTTTTTGGGTTGCACTCTTGATTGTTCCGATTCTACTGGCGCTGGTGGGACTAGCATTTGAGTATGGTGTCATGCGCGCATTTAAAAATCGTTCGCAGATGGAGGTGGCGCTAGTCACTTTTGGTCTGGCCCTGATCCTGGTCAAGCTGGTGACGCGCATCTGGGGTACTTCACCACTGTCGGTACAAGCACCACTATCACTGTCGAAGGCCATCGACCTTTTCGGTCATCCTTATCCGGCTTATAGAATATTCCTGATTGTGGTGGGATTTGGTACGTGTCTGGCACTGGCTATTTGGCTTAAGTGGACCCGCTCGGGCATGCATGTGCGTGCCGTCAGTCAGCAACCACTGGTTGCTCGCATGATGGGCGTCAATACTGATCGTCTTGGACTCGTTGTGGTATGCCTCGGTACCGGCTTTGCCGGACTGGCTGGCGTGCTGGCCGGACCTTATCTTTCGGTCGATCCCAGTATGGGCGCGAACGTGCTGATCAGTTGTCTGATTATCGTCGTTATCGGCGGGCTAGGCAGTATTGGTGGTGCAATCGCTGCGGCTGTGGTGTATGGATTTATCCAGGTCATCGGCGCGGTCATCTCACCGACACTGGCTGTGCTAGCGCCTTACCTACTGCTATTTTTTGTGTTGCTATGCCGCCCGCAGGGGTTTGGACGAGGAAGGGTCGCATGACGCGCTCAACACCAACATTGGGCGTCGAGGTTAAATTGCCAGCGATCGCCCCGCGCAATACGCTATCCGGATCGCTGAAGGCGGCTTTGATCGTGACGGCACTTGTCATCCTGGGCTTGTTCATTCCCTCGCTCGTCAGCAGCAGCTTTTATCTGGGGCTGATGATCAATACAATCGTGTTGGGAGTTGCCGCGATATCGATTGGATTTCTGGCCCATCAATGCGGGCTCATCATGTTTGGCGCTGCGGGTTTCACCGGCGGCGCTACGTACTTGTTCGGCATTGCAGTGACACAGTTCGGATGGAACGTCACGGCGGCCGCAGTATTTTGTCTGCTTGCAGCTACGCTATTGAGTGTGCTGATCGGTGCATTAGTGGTGCGTGCCCGACCGTTGCCTTTTGCGATGCTGACGCTAGCGCTGGCGCAAATGCTGCGCTCTCTTGTCATGCTGACCGATTTCAGATCCGTCACGGGTGGTGACGATGGACTCACGATGCAATGGGACGGATTGTTCTTTGGCCTGAATCAGGCGCAGCTTTCCCGACCGAGCACTTTCTGGCCGGTGGCATGGCTCGCCTTGTGCGGCGTCATGTTGCTGGCATGGGTGGTCGGTCGCTCGCGCACCGGACAAATCTTGCGCGCAACCCGCGCTAACGAAGAGCGCATGCGGTTTTCTGGCTTCAACACTTACTTGCCACGTGTATTCGCCTTCGCTCTGGCTGGCTTTATTGCTTCCGTTTCCGGTTTGCTGATGGCCTTGAATATGGCTTTTGCATCGCCCGAGCTGCTTGACTTTGCAACCGGTAGCAATACGCTGGTTGCCATGCTTGTCGGTGGCTCAGCCACCGTTGGTGGTCCGGTGTTGGGCGCATTACTCTTTGTAGTTGGACAGGATCGCTTTGGCGCGAGCGGTAACCTTGAGTTACTGACCGGTATAAGCGTAGTGCTGGTTATCGCTGCTTTCCCCGAAGGGATGATGGGATTTATTCGCCGCGGCTTACGTCGCATTACAGGACGCCATCATGTTGCGCATTGAAGATCTCGGCGTTTCTTATGGCAGTGTCAAGGCGCTCGAAGGTATCAACCTCGACATCGCCCAGCGTGGCGTGCTACATGGAATAATCGGCCCCAACGGTGCTGGCAAATCCACGCTGATGGACGCCATCACTGGCCGCTGCAAGTTGACGCGCGGACGCGTATTTGTTGACGGGCAGGATATCACTGACCGCTCCGTCATCTGGCGTCGTCGTCTTGGTATGTCACGCTCATTTCAGCGCACCAGCATCTTTCCCGGCATCAGCGTAGGTGAGCAACTGGAACTGGTAAGCAAGCAACTCTGTGAGACCGACTTGCGCGGCATCGTTGACACGCTTCAGTTGGGCGCAGTCTACGACCAGATCGCTGACAGCATTGCCTACGGCGACCAACGTCGGGTGGATATCGCGCTAGCCCTAATTGGCAAGCCAAGTCTGATGTTGCTCGACGAACCCGCCGCTGGTCTGTCAACTGCCGAGACCATCATATTATTCGAACATCTGGTCAAGATAGTACGGGAGCGAAATGTCACGGCCGTAGTGGTCGAGCACGACGTGGATGCCGTGTTCCGATTTTGCGATTCCATCACCGCGATTGACCTCGGCAGATTGCTGGCGACCGGCTCACCTGCCGAAGTGCGTGCCGATCCACGTGTCATCACCGCCTACCTTGGAACCGAAGCATGAAATCAAATCCGATGATCAGCACGGCTTTCAGGCCGATCCGGCCAGTCCACCGGAGCCCGGCATGAGCTTTATCCGGGTTAGGGGCCTCCGCGCAGGCTACGGCAAATCAGTCGTGCTGCGGGATATTGATCTCGATATTGACGAGGGCGAGGCAGTGGCCGTAGTGGGGAAAAACGGTGCAGGCAAGTCGACCTTACTCATGTCATTTTTTGGCGCTACTACGATCAGTGGCGGCTCCATTGAGGTCGGCGGAAGTCTGCTCAACAAGCTCCCGGCATACGCAGCGGCCAAGCAGGGCGTCACGATTTCACCGCAAGGTCGCATGATCCTCCCGCATCTGACAGTAGGTGAAAATTTATTGCTTGGCGCAGCCTGCGGGCGCAAGGGACATTGGACTGTTGAGACGGTCAACCGCCTGTTTCCAATATTGCAGGAGCGACGCGACAAGATGGGCAACGCGCTTAGCGGCGGCCAGCAACAGATGTTAGCGGTGGGCCGTGCCCTGCTGGGCAACCCGCGCGTGTTGTTGCTGGATGAACCTTCTGAAGGTTTATCGCCAGTGCTGGTGGACGATCTGGCACGGGTATTCAACCAGATTTGCGCCGCTGGGACTGGCATCCTGATGGTTGAGCAACACCTGAATCTGGTACGGCGGATTAGCCAGCGCTTCGTGGTGATGGCTAAGGGCGAAATCATTGATCGTGGTCAGACCGACAATATTGACTCGGCGCAGCACAGCGCTGCGCTGGCTTTTTAACTAAAAAAAATGGGGACAACGATGATAAAAAAGCTGTTGGCAATAGTGGTTGCCACGACGGTGATGCAAGGCAGCGTGTTAGCGCAGGAGAGCATCAAGGTCGGATTGGTCAATATCGACTCCGGCCCATTCACCGTTTTGGCACCGTTCGTGCAGGATGGTGCCACGTTTGCCATTGAAACGCTGAATGCGCAGGGCGGCGTACTCGGTCGCAAATACGCGTTGATCACCCAGAATCACGTCGGTACACCTGCCGCAGCGATTGCTGCCGTCAATCGGCTGGTAGAGCAGCAAGGCGTTACGTTTATAGCAGGTTTGAGCAGTTCCAGCACGTCGCTCGGTCTGGCGCCCAAGTTGGCATCCATGAATGCCCTATTTCTGGATACAACCGCTGCCGCGGATGACCTGACAGGAAAAAATTGCCAGCCTAATTATTTTCGCATTGGCGTCAGTGACGGTTACTACATCAAAGGCTTCCGCACCTTGCTCAAGGAGAGCGGCACTAAATCGTGGGATTTGCTCATGGGCGATTACGCGCTCGGTCACGACTATGCCAAACGGTTTTCGGCATTGGTGCAGGAAAAAGGCGGTTCGGTTCAAAAAACACTATTCCCGTCCATGACAGCGCCCGACGTGGGCAGTTATATCTCCCAATTACTGGTCAAGCCGGCCGATGGCCTGATGGTGGTCTATCCGGGAACCGGCGGCATTACGCTGGCCAAGCAACAACAACCGTTCGGCCTGTTTTCCAAGTACAAGTCTGTGCTATCGGTGTATTCCACCAACGACACAATCATCAGCGCCCAAGGCGATACAACGGCTGGCATGGTGTCCACGCAAAGCTATTACTGGTCCATGCCAGGCAGTCGGAATGCGGCTTTCGTCAAGGCGTTCGAGGCACGTTTCAAGCGCAAACCGACCTATCTTGATGCGGACGCTTACATGTCATTTGAAGTCCTGAACGCCGCTATTGCCAAGGCAAAGTCAACCGATTTGGTGGCGGTTCGCACGGCGCTGGCTGGCTTGAAAATGATGTCCATCGTGGGTGATGTCGAAATGCGTGCCGCCGATCATCAACTGTTGCGTCCGCTGGTAGTGGTGCAGGCAGTAAAAGCAGGTGAGGGCAAGGGCGACTTCGTCCTGAAGTCAGTCGAGCCGGTAGCGCAAGCGGCACCCGAGGCAAGCAGCGAATGCAAGATGTAGGAATGCAAAATGACGCACGTGGCCGCAACGCGACCACGCTGTATTTTCTACTTAACAAGGAGACGCAAACATGATAAGAAAAATGTTGGTAATTGCAGCGACAGCAATGGTGATGGTGCAGGGCAGCGCCTTTGCGCAAGAGACAATCAAACTTGGCCTGATTAATTTTGACGCCGGACCATTCGCGGTGTTTGCGCCGTTCGTCAAGGATGGCGCGACGCTTGCGGTGGAAACGCTCAATGCGCAGGGCGGTGCACTTGGACGCAAATATGAACTGGTCACCCAGTATCATTCAGGCGCACCGGCTACCGCAATTGCGGCCGCCACGCGCCTCGCCGAGCAGCAGGGTGTGTCTTTTATCGCTGGGCTGAGTAGTTCAAGCACGTCACTTGCGCTGTCTCCAAAGTTATCGGCCATGAACGTGCTGTTCCTCGACTCCACTGCCGCATCGGATGATCTGACCGGCAAGAATTGTCAGAAAAATTATTTCCGCGTCGGGCTCAATGACACCACCTTCATCAACGGCGTGCGCGCCCTGTTAAAAGATAGCGGAACAAAATCCTGGGATCTTTTCATGGGCGACTACGCACTAGGCCATGATTACGCCAAACGCTTTACCGCGCTGGTGCAAGAAAACGGCGGTACTGTCCAGAAAACCCTGTTTGTTTCCCCATCCGTGGCCGACGTTGGCAGCTACATCTCTCAACTACTTGTTAAGCCTGCCGATGGCTTGATGGTGCTGGCACCGGGCACGGCTGGCATAGTTCTGGCAAAGCAGCAGCAACCATTCGGTTTATTTGCTAAGTACAAATCGGTATTTTCGGTATTTTCCACCAATGAAACCATCATCGCCGCGCAAGGGGATGCCACTGCCGGCATGTTGACGCCGCAAAGCTACTTCTGGTCCATGCCGGGAGCACGCAATGCTGCCTTCGTGAAGGCCTTCGAAGCCCGTTTCAATCGTAAACCGACCTTTGTTGATGCCGATACCTACCTTTCTTTCGAACTGTTAAACCAAGCCATACTCAAGGCAAAGTCCACCGACGTCGCCGCCGTGAGGACAGCACTGGCTGGCCTAAAAGCCGCCACTATCGCGGGCGATGTCGAGATGCGGGCAGCGGATCACCAGCTTCTGCGTTCTCTCGTCATCACGCAGGCCACCAAGGTGGGCGACGGCAAGGGCGACTTGACGCTCAAATCGGTGGAATCAATGGCAAAGATCAGTCCCGAACTGAATACCGAATGCAAGATGTAAATTTTCAGGCGGTTGTTTCACTCCGCTGCCCTGAGTTTCAAATGATTACCCTCTCACCTGGTAACTAAAAATGGCCAATTTTTCATCAACTACAGCTTCCATCCTGCCCCGCCCTCGCTTCATCGAGACCTTGGCAGAAAAGCGCTTGTTCATCGACGGTCGCTGGGTGGCCGCACAATCAGGGCAGACCTTTCCCACTACCGACCCCGCCACTGGCGAGCTGTTGGCAAATATTGCAGATGGTGGCGCAGCCGATATTGAGGCTGCGGTGATCGCAGCGCGGCAGGCTTTTGAAGGGGCATGGGGTAAAACCAAACCGATCGAACGAC is a genomic window of Glaciimonas sp. CA11.2 containing:
- a CDS encoding ABC transporter ATP-binding protein, which encodes MSSPPTLEPKHEIKSDDQHGFQADPASPPEPGMSFIRVRGLRAGYGKSVVLRDIDLDIDEGEAVAVVGKNGAGKSTLLMSFFGATTISGGSIEVGGSLLNKLPAYAAAKQGVTISPQGRMILPHLTVGENLLLGAACGRKGHWTVETVNRLFPILQERRDKMGNALSGGQQQMLAVGRALLGNPRVLLLDEPSEGLSPVLVDDLARVFNQICAAGTGILMVEQHLNLVRRISQRFVVMAKGEIIDRGQTDNIDSAQHSAALAF
- a CDS encoding branched-chain amino acid ABC transporter permease, with the translated sequence MELSQLFNVVQLGNALALSSLLTILASGLALIFGLRDVMNFAHGALYMLGAYLGYTFSGLFGFWVALLIVPILLALVGLAFEYGVMRAFKNRSQMEVALVTFGLALILVKLVTRIWGTSPLSVQAPLSLSKAIDLFGHPYPAYRIFLIVVGFGTCLALAIWLKWTRSGMHVRAVSQQPLVARMMGVNTDRLGLVVVCLGTGFAGLAGVLAGPYLSVDPSMGANVLISCLIIVVIGGLGSIGGAIAAAVVYGFIQVIGAVISPTLAVLAPYLLLFFVLLCRPQGFGRGRVA
- a CDS encoding branched-chain amino acid ABC transporter permease, which translates into the protein MTRSTPTLGVEVKLPAIAPRNTLSGSLKAALIVTALVILGLFIPSLVSSSFYLGLMINTIVLGVAAISIGFLAHQCGLIMFGAAGFTGGATYLFGIAVTQFGWNVTAAAVFCLLAATLLSVLIGALVVRARPLPFAMLTLALAQMLRSLVMLTDFRSVTGGDDGLTMQWDGLFFGLNQAQLSRPSTFWPVAWLALCGVMLLAWVVGRSRTGQILRATRANEERMRFSGFNTYLPRVFAFALAGFIASVSGLLMALNMAFASPELLDFATGSNTLVAMLVGGSATVGGPVLGALLFVVGQDRFGASGNLELLTGISVVLVIAAFPEGMMGFIRRGLRRITGRHHVAH
- a CDS encoding ABC transporter substrate-binding protein; translated protein: MIRKMLVIAATAMVMVQGSAFAQETIKLGLINFDAGPFAVFAPFVKDGATLAVETLNAQGGALGRKYELVTQYHSGAPATAIAAATRLAEQQGVSFIAGLSSSSTSLALSPKLSAMNVLFLDSTAASDDLTGKNCQKNYFRVGLNDTTFINGVRALLKDSGTKSWDLFMGDYALGHDYAKRFTALVQENGGTVQKTLFVSPSVADVGSYISQLLVKPADGLMVLAPGTAGIVLAKQQQPFGLFAKYKSVFSVFSTNETIIAAQGDATAGMLTPQSYFWSMPGARNAAFVKAFEARFNRKPTFVDADTYLSFELLNQAILKAKSTDVAAVRTALAGLKAATIAGDVEMRAADHQLLRSLVITQATKVGDGKGDLTLKSVESMAKISPELNTECKM
- a CDS encoding ABC transporter substrate-binding protein, with product MIKKLLAIVVATTVMQGSVLAQESIKVGLVNIDSGPFTVLAPFVQDGATFAIETLNAQGGVLGRKYALITQNHVGTPAAAIAAVNRLVEQQGVTFIAGLSSSSTSLGLAPKLASMNALFLDTTAAADDLTGKNCQPNYFRIGVSDGYYIKGFRTLLKESGTKSWDLLMGDYALGHDYAKRFSALVQEKGGSVQKTLFPSMTAPDVGSYISQLLVKPADGLMVVYPGTGGITLAKQQQPFGLFSKYKSVLSVYSTNDTIISAQGDTTAGMVSTQSYYWSMPGSRNAAFVKAFEARFKRKPTYLDADAYMSFEVLNAAIAKAKSTDLVAVRTALAGLKMMSIVGDVEMRAADHQLLRPLVVVQAVKAGEGKGDFVLKSVEPVAQAAPEASSECKM
- a CDS encoding enoyl-CoA hydratase/isomerase family protein; its protein translation is MSVIQYEVRDNIAEILFNNPPVNAITRELMDSFLAMLRQAGQDSEVRAVIIGSAIPGRFCAGQDLGDFLRSSPTQFHEAVQKLYVELCDVQFNLGKPSIAAIAGTTRGGGMSVAITCDMIVAADTATFGYPELDIGLLPAVHYTHLHRLVGRYRAFDLLFTGRSFDAQEALQLGLVSRIAPAADLLNEARKLAKVLADKSPELMKLGKTAFTRAIDGDYRQGVAAAVNLACTVFGTDDAKEGLSAFVEKRKPVWKKPSSGR
- a CDS encoding ABC transporter ATP-binding protein produces the protein MLRIEDLGVSYGSVKALEGINLDIAQRGVLHGIIGPNGAGKSTLMDAITGRCKLTRGRVFVDGQDITDRSVIWRRRLGMSRSFQRTSIFPGISVGEQLELVSKQLCETDLRGIVDTLQLGAVYDQIADSIAYGDQRRVDIALALIGKPSLMLLDEPAAGLSTAETIILFEHLVKIVRERNVTAVVVEHDVDAVFRFCDSITAIDLGRLLATGSPAEVRADPRVITAYLGTEA